A region of the Flavipsychrobacter sp. genome:
AGCAGCTTATCGTATCTTGGTCAACAAAAGATCCTGTAACAAAAGTACTATTAGTTTCACCTGTGATGTCTATGCCATTTTTCCTCCATTGGAAACTTGGATTTTTAGCATTGGTCACTGCATTGAAAATAACATACTGACCAGGAGTAACATTACTATCAGGAGTAACATAGATAGTAGCCACAGGAGTAGTAATAGACGTTACCGATAGTTTCACAGTATCAGCATTTCTTGGCGCGTTCACACAGATATCGCTACCAGTGAATATAGTAGTTATCTCATCACCATCTGCAGGAAGTGGTAATGTAAATACATCTGCCGTTACCCCTATCATTGTTACATTATTCAAGTACCACTGATATTGAGGGTTAGGTCCTACATTATTTTTGTTTAAAGAGAACATAACTGCTGTACCCGCACATATTGTATCTGTAGGAGACACTTGTATTGATAGAGAAGGTACAAGCACTGTCATGGTCAATGCGTTACTAGTTACTGTAGCTGGTGCAGGGCAAACTGCACTTATCGTCATGTCGCAAGTGATCACATCACTATTACTCAATGTATTTGTAGTGTAAGTGCTACTAGTAGCACCGCTTATCGCTGTACCATTACGCTTCCACTGATAGGTACGTGAAGTACCACCATTGGTATAACTGCTGGAGAACACAACCGTACCACCCTCACAAGTAGTAGTGCCAATATTAGAACTAATACTTACTGTAGGAATAGTTAGTGGATTAACATGCATGCTGATCAGATTACTGGTATCTGTTGTTTTAGTAACACAGGTTTCGCTACTGGTCAGTATACATCTTATTACATCTCCTGAGGTCAAGGTGCTGCTGGCATAGAACAAACTACTTGTACCTACGTTAGCGCCATTCAATGTCCACTGATAGGTAGGCATAGTACCACCATTGACAGGCGTTGCCATAAAGTTAGCTTGTGTACCCGCACATATTGTGTCGTTTGGACTAACAGATATGGACACATCAGGTGTTAGGTTTTGATTTACAGTCATGGTAATTCCTGTGCTGGTAGCTGTTGCTGTTAAAAGACAAGTTTCACTACTGGTCATTACAACAGTGATCACATCATTATTAACTAAAGTACTTGATGTATAAGTAGCCGATGTAGCTCCTGATATATCCGTCCCGTTCTTCTTCCATTGATAACTTGGAGTTGCGCCTCCATTAATAACAGAAGAACTAAAGGTTACAGAAGTACCCACACATATCGTATCGTTTGGAGATACCGACGTAGTTACTAATGGTATCAAGTTAGGATTCACGGTCATGGTAATACTATTGCTCGTAGCTGTTGCTGAAGTAGCACAAGCTGCATTACTGGTCATTACACAACTTACTACATCACCATTGGCCAACGCAGTCGTTGTATAAGTAGTACCACCTGTGCCTACATTTATACCGTTCACCTTCCACTGGTAAGTAGGCGATGTTCCACCATTGGTAGGTGTTGCAGTAAAAGTTACCGATGTACCTGCACAGATCGTATCATTAGGAGCTGGTGCAATAACAACTGCTGGCGTTACACTAGGTGTCACCGCCATATTTATGGTATTACTAGTAGCAGTAGTTGAGGTAACACAAGACAAACTTGTCGTCATAACACAACTCACCGCATCGCTATTTGATAAAGTACTTGAAGTATAAGTAGCTCCAGAACCTGTTACATTAACACCATTTACTTTCCATTGATACGTTGGTGACGTGCCACCATTAGTTGGTGTGGCGGTAAAGGTTACTGATGTGCCACTGCATATAGTATTGCTTGGCGCTACTGCAATAGACACTGAAGGAGTGACTGGTGTATTCACAGTCATAGTTACACCCGGGCTGGTAGCCGTAGTAGTAGTAAGACAAGCTAGGTTACTGGTCAACACTACTGTAACTACATCCCCTGTTACTAATGTTGATGTATTGAAAGTAGAATTAGTTTCTCCCGTCACATCAACGCCATTCACTTGCCATTGATAGAAAGGCACACCACCATTTACAGGATTACTAAAGAAACCTACAACTGTGCCTGCACAAACCGTATCGTTAGGGTTTGGAGTAATTGTTATAGAAGGTGTTACGATAGCATTCACCGTCATAGTAATACTATTACTAGTAGCGGTAGCGCTGGTAACACAAGGTTCACTACTGGTCAACACACAGGTCACCACATCACTATTACTTAAAGTAGTACTTGTATAGGTAGTACCACCTGTTCCTACATTAGTTCCATTCACTTTCCATTGGTAGGTAGGTGATGTTCCACCATTAGTAGGAGTAGCAGTAAAGGTTACTGACGCTCCAGTACATATCGTATTGCCAGGGTTGGCAGCGATACTCACTGATGGCGTTACCGGTGTAACCACAGACATTGTAAGACTATTACTTGTTGCGGTAGGTGTTGTCACACATCCTAGATTGCTGGTCATTACACAACTTATCACATCATTATTAGAAATAGTCGTATTTGTATATGTAGCACCACCTGTTCCTACATTAGCACCGTTTAATTTCCACTGATAGGTTGGCGATGTTCCGCCACCTGTTGGGGTTGCAGTAAAGGTAGCCGTAGTAGCACCCGCACAAACCGTAGTACCTGGGTTAGCAGCTATACTTACTGATGGGGTTATCTGTGGAGATATAGTGATCAACATATTATTACTAGCCACCGTAGCCGGTGTAGCACAAGTGGCATTGCTGGTCATGTTACAACTTACTACATCATTATTACTCAATGAAGCATTGGTATATGTAGTACCACCCATACCTACGTTAGCACCATTTAATTTCCATTGATACGTTGGCGATGTACCGCCACCCGTAGGTGTGGCTGTAAACGTTATAGACGTACCTGTACAAACTACATTACCAGGGTTAGCACTAATGGTCACGATAGGTGTAAGTGATGTCGTTACAGACATGGTAATACTATTACTAGTAGCAGTAGTAGGTGTGGCGCATGTAGCATTGCTGGTCATCACACAGGTCACTACATCATTATTGGCCAAGCTGGTAATATTAAATTGCGGGTTGTTTGTGCCCACATTAGTACCATTCAACTTCCACTGATAGGTAGGGTTTGTTCCTCCATTAGTAGGCGTTGCTGTAAAGGTTACTGATGCTCCGCTACAGATAGTAGTACCAGCATTTGAAGCGATACTAACCGACGGAACAAGTGCGTTGCCTACCGACATGGTAATACTATTACTTGTTGCTGTTGAAGGTGTTGCACATGCTGCATTACTGGTCATCACGCAAGACACCACATCATTATTACTCAATGAAGCATTAGTATATGTAGTACCTCCCGTACCTACATTACCACCGTTCAACTTCCATTGATACATCGGTGACGTACCGCCATTAGTAGGCGTTGCCGTGAAGGTTACTGATGTGCCTGTACAGATAGAATTGCCCGGATTAGCAGCAATACTTACTGAAGGAGTAACGGTACTGGTTACTGTCATCGTTAAACCATTGCTGGTAGCAGTTGGCGTACTGGCACAAGACGCATTACTGGTCATCACACAAGTCACCACATCATTATTACTCAATGATGCATTAGTATATGTAGTACCTCCAGTACCTACGTTACCACCATTCAATTTCCATTGATACGTTGGTGACGTACCACCATTGGTAGGTGTTGCCGTAAAGGTTACCGATGTGCCACTACATATAGTTGTACCCGGGTTGGCAGCTATACTCACTGATGGCGTTACTGTTCCAGTAACCACCATTGTGATCTCATTACTAGTAGCCGTAGTAGGGCTAGCACAAGTAGCATTACTGGTCATCACACAAGTCACTTTATCGTTATTAGCCAAACTAGCATTGGTATACGTAACTCCACCAGCACCTACATTACCACCATTCAATTTCCATTGATAGGTTGGTGAGGTTCCACCATTAGTAGGTGTTGCTGTGAAGGTTACTGATGTACCATTACATATGGTATTACCAGGATTAGCACCTATAGCTACAGAAGGAGTAACAGTAGAACTATTCCTTACAATATTTAAAGTATTGGATTGTACGCTATCGCTACCGCACGATCCCGTATAATTTATTTTACAAAACAATGTACTTCCGTTCGCCAAAGTGGTAGGCGCTGTATAAGAAGCACTATTTGTCCCCACAGCAGCGTTATTAAGATACCACTGGTAAGAAGGGCTGGTCAGGGTGGTACTCGGTGTAACCGTAAAGGTCACAGAAGAACCATTACATGAAGGATTAGTACCTGATACGGTAGCTGTTATATTAGCAGAAGATGGCTTTACCAGTACGGAGTAATCCTCTGCCTGTCCACCAGGAGAGAAATTACCACAACCGTTCGTAGGTATTGAACCACTAATATGTGTTGCTAATACCCGCATACGCAATGGCGTACAAGTAGTGATACCGGAAGTTGGCACACTATAAGTAGTAGTATGTGTTTCATCTCCGGCTACATTACCCGTATGACTATAGACCAACTCCCCTGCACTAAAGCTTCCGTTATTATCATAATCTATATAGACAGCCACTTTTTGCGCATTAGGCCCTTCTGTTTTTACTGACAAAGTATAACTCTGCCCCTGTATTATATTAGCCCTTTGCTGGCAACTACGGTCTAAATACACTGCAAAATTATCCTGACTATAACCACCATTAGAGCTTGCCGACAGGTCATTTAGATTTACTAAAGCCGGACCTAAATTGTAGCCATTGTTAACATTAGCTGTGGTAAAGGAACAAGAGTTGGACGCCACATTAGTACCTGTATCTACCGAGCCTATGGAGCTTACCAAACCTGCCCTTTCATTCAATAAGGCATCCAGCCACCTTACTTTTTGTCCGGGCGTAAACCTGTCCTGACAATTGGAGTAGTCCATGATATTCTTCTGCACGTTAGCATAAGAGTTACCTGTACACGGGTTGGGGTCAGTAGGGCAATTGAAGACCGATCGTTTATGAGGCTCTGTATCACATACAAGATCACCTGTAGTGGTACAGTTGGTTGTAGGCGGGCAAGTACTACCTGTACCATCACCCTCAAAAGTATGACGCAAGTTAAACGCGTGGCCAATTTCGTGAGGCAGAGTTATATTACCTGCATACACAGTTGTTGCCAGCATTATCGTACCATCAACTGTCGGGGAAGCTCCCGGATAATAAGCATAACCTGCCGTATAAGTACCAAAAGTACCGTCATTACTATCTATCTTATTAACGATCCAAATATTATAATAGTCGTGGTTATTCCAACGGCTCAACGCTTTCACGTCAGCTTCCGCAGCCCCTGTAGTGTTGTTACTATTTACACCTCTCAAAGTATAATTAGCCAAACCATTACCATTCACTCTATTAATACCATTGCTGTAACCGCAACCTGTATTTCTTTTTGCCAGCACAAACTCTACCGGGAAATAGGTTCCACCCGAACTACTATCAGGATAGGAAGCATATGTTGCCGCATAGGTCTGGTTCAGGTAATTGATCATAGAGATAATGGCCGAATCCGTAGGGTTATAAATACTACCTACAGCACCACCGGTATGAACAACATGCACCACCAATGGTATTTGATATTTAGTCCCTCCATTTACAGTTGCCAGCAAACCATTGGAACTGGACTGCATCATTTGCGCATAACGGGTATTAGAAGCCTGTATTGCTTTAGCATAGTTGCTATCTGCCAATAACATTCTCTGATGAGCATCATCGGATCCACAACTAAATTGTGCTTGCGCCAACGCCAGCTGTGCCGTAATGAGTACCGATAATAATAGTAGTAGTTTTTTCATACCTAGATTTTAATAAAACAAAGCAGTTAACCACAGGTGGAGCTAACCTTATTTCTATTTTGTTTACTGGTGAGAATTGACTTCCAAATTACAAAAAATGTTAATGAAATCTTAATTTCTTAAGTTTTCAACAGAAGAGAAAAAATAGGACTATCTCTTACAGGAAGTAGCCGTCAATTGCTATTTTTGTGCGCATGATTTATCATATAGTAGTTGGAGACATGGCTGCTGCGCCACTAAAAGAAGCTATTAACCTCGAGGAATCTATGGAGGGTAACGTTTTGGCGCTTAAAGACCTATTGCATATAGGGCCTTTACAAAAAGGAACGCACGACTTCTTTAGTCAGGCACGCACTGCATATTGGAATGAAGTCATCCTCAACGAAAAGGATAAACCTGTAAAAGTGGATGATCTGGAACGCCTCATGGAAGTATCTACAGCATTGAGCAACAATGAGGAAGCTACCGTATGGATATGGATGGCACCCTGGCCTGCCGATGTTTGTGCCTACTATTGGGCACTCACTCACCTGAAGAAACATTTGGGCAGAATATACCTGCTTAATATTGCAGGCTTACCTTTTTTAAATGAGGAAGGCAAGGTCTACTATCCTAAAAACCTGAGTGAAATTGCGCCGAAGGAATTGGTAAAAGCTCGCAAACTAGCTAGAGAGGTAACACCTGCAGAGCTGGAAGTAGATGGAGAAGAATGGGAAAACATAGTAGCTGCCAATACTGGAGTAAGGGTTTTAGAAGGTGGTAAGAAAATAAGCAGCAAAGAAGAAACTCATTACGATAAATCTTTAATTAGCTTCTGCTCCCAACAATATCAAAAAGCCAGCAAAATTGTAAGGCAGGCTTTAAGCAAGCTAAACATACCTACTGCCGATACACATCTGGGCTGGAGACTTAGCCAATTGGCAGAGCAAGGCATCTTAGACATACAAGGCCCTACCAATAAAACATTGACGGATTTTTCGGTAAAGTTGGCGGGAGGCGAGGAAATACCAGCAGAAGAAGAAACGACCACAGATAGTGAAGAGACGGCATAATGGTCATTACTCCTATTGATATAAAAGGACAAGATGAACGTGGCTATACCGCGGAGTATATACATGCACGTGAAGGGAAGCAACTGATCGTGCATCGTAAAGCAGGCAGTGTGAGTGGCAGGCACTATCACAAAGGGCTATCTGCTACTAAAAACCCTGAAATATTCATCTTGCTGAACGGCAGTTGTACAATCAACTGGTATCATGTAGACGATAAAGAGCTACACACAAAAGAACTAAACGCTCCAGTACAATTAGAGATAGCCCCGCTGGAATGGCATGAGGTTATCGCCATTACCGATTGTACTTTTTTAGAGCTCAACTCTATTGCAGAGCACCAAGCAGACACATTTTATATAGACCAATAGCTAGGTTCTATTATTAAGCTTAATTTTGCATTATGAATTTTGAACTGCCGCTAAGAGAAGAGCGTGTAAAACCACATCAAATAACCACATTGCATTTCATTGTAGGCTTTGCTTTGATTGGCATAAGTGCATTCATGATGGCGGTCTATTATCTCTTAGGGGGTGTTTTATCCAAGGTCAACATCGGCTTTGGCGAAAGCGGATCGACCTACCCGCCCGAGGCCTATATAGGCATTGTATTTTTACTGGTAGGTATATTCCTTTTATACATTACCCGCTTTAAGCATAGCTGGCTATTACAACCCAGCAATAATAAAAAGGTAAGAATAGCCGAACTGGTCATTATTATTTTCGCAGCAGCATATTCATTTGTATTAGGGTTCAATGTAGCCTTCGCCATTTATGGTATTCTTGCAGCCGCATTATTTTTTGCTCTTTTCTGGGAAAACAACAGTAGCATTAGCAATGCTATTGAAATAGCTGATGAAGGAGTAAAACTTCCTGCCAACTCTAAAAGAAGAAAGATAAAATGGCGGGAGATAGAAAACGTCATTTACAAATACAACACACTTACCATCAACACTGTTGATGGCAGACTATACCAGTGGACTATTAAAAAAACAGACATTAACCAAGAAGCGTTCGATACTTTTTGCTTTGCTCAAGTAAAAGCGGCTGAAAAAGACCGTGTGACTGACGACTGGTAGTGTACATAAAACAAAGCGTATGTTAACATCTTCGCCATACCTG
Encoded here:
- a CDS encoding M43 family zinc metalloprotease; translation: MKKLLLLLSVLITAQLALAQAQFSCGSDDAHQRMLLADSNYAKAIQASNTRYAQMMQSSSNGLLATVNGGTKYQIPLVVHVVHTGGAVGSIYNPTDSAIISMINYLNQTYAATYASYPDSSSGGTYFPVEFVLAKRNTGCGYSNGINRVNGNGLANYTLRGVNSNNTTGAAEADVKALSRWNNHDYYNIWIVNKIDSNDGTFGTYTAGYAYYPGASPTVDGTIMLATTVYAGNITLPHEIGHAFNLRHTFEGDGTGSTCPPTTNCTTTGDLVCDTEPHKRSVFNCPTDPNPCTGNSYANVQKNIMDYSNCQDRFTPGQKVRWLDALLNERAGLVSSIGSVDTGTNVASNSCSFTTANVNNGYNLGPALVNLNDLSASSNGGYSQDNFAVYLDRSCQQRANIIQGQSYTLSVKTEGPNAQKVAVYIDYDNNGSFSAGELVYSHTGNVAGDETHTTTYSVPTSGITTCTPLRMRVLATHISGSIPTNGCGNFSPGGQAEDYSVLVKPSSANITATVSGTNPSCNGSSVTFTVTPSTTLTSPSYQWYLNNAAVGTNSASYTAPTTLANGSTLFCKINYTGSCGSDSVQSNTLNIVRNSSTVTPSVAIGANPGNTICNGTSVTFTATPTNGGTSPTYQWKLNGGNVGAGGVTYTNASLANNDKVTCVMTSNATCASPTTATSNEITMVVTGTVTPSVSIAANPGTTICSGTSVTFTATPTNGGTSPTYQWKLNGGNVGTGGTTYTNASLSNNDVVTCVMTSNASCASTPTATSNGLTMTVTSTVTPSVSIAANPGNSICTGTSVTFTATPTNGGTSPMYQWKLNGGNVGTGGTTYTNASLSNNDVVSCVMTSNAACATPSTATSNSITMSVGNALVPSVSIASNAGTTICSGASVTFTATPTNGGTNPTYQWKLNGTNVGTNNPQFNITSLANNDVVTCVMTSNATCATPTTATSNSITMSVTTSLTPIVTISANPGNVVCTGTSITFTATPTGGGTSPTYQWKLNGANVGMGGTTYTNASLSNNDVVSCNMTSNATCATPATVASNNMLITISPQITPSVSIAANPGTTVCAGATTATFTATPTGGGTSPTYQWKLNGANVGTGGATYTNTTISNNDVISCVMTSNLGCVTTPTATSNSLTMSVVTPVTPSVSIAANPGNTICTGASVTFTATPTNGGTSPTYQWKVNGTNVGTGGTTYTSTTLSNSDVVTCVLTSSEPCVTSATATSNSITMTVNAIVTPSITITPNPNDTVCAGTVVGFFSNPVNGGVPFYQWQVNGVDVTGETNSTFNTSTLVTGDVVTVVLTSNLACLTTTTATSPGVTMTVNTPVTPSVSIAVAPSNTICSGTSVTFTATPTNGGTSPTYQWKVNGVNVTGSGATYTSSTLSNSDAVSCVMTTSLSCVTSTTATSNTINMAVTPSVTPAVVIAPAPNDTICAGTSVTFTATPTNGGTSPTYQWKVNGINVGTGGTTYTTTALANGDVVSCVMTSNAACATSATATSNSITMTVNPNLIPLVTTSVSPNDTICVGTSVTFSSSVINGGATPSYQWKKNGTDISGATSATYTSSTLVNNDVITVVMTSSETCLLTATATSTGITMTVNQNLTPDVSISVSPNDTICAGTQANFMATPVNGGTMPTYQWTLNGANVGTSSLFYASSTLTSGDVIRCILTSSETCVTKTTDTSNLISMHVNPLTIPTVSISSNIGTTTCEGGTVVFSSSYTNGGTSRTYQWKRNGTAISGATSSTYTTNTLSNSDVITCDMTISAVCPAPATVTSNALTMTVLVPSLSIQVSPTDTICAGTAVMFSLNKNNVGPNPQYQWYLNNVTMIGVTADVFTLPLPADGDEITTIFTGSDICVNAPRNADTVKLSVTSITTPVATIYVTPDSNVTPGQYVIFNAVTNAKNPSFQWRKNGIDITGETNSTFVTGSFVDQDTISCLVTTPDSCATASSVLSNKIKMSVAPVSVKQIAAKQLFDDITLSPNPNGGAFYITGKLSSSSHDEDIKVEVINTLGAVVYRGTISVDRGEFKHYIDLGDIADGGLHMARLHLNGSVHYIKFVTAR
- a CDS encoding DUF3658 domain-containing protein is translated as MIYHIVVGDMAAAPLKEAINLEESMEGNVLALKDLLHIGPLQKGTHDFFSQARTAYWNEVILNEKDKPVKVDDLERLMEVSTALSNNEEATVWIWMAPWPADVCAYYWALTHLKKHLGRIYLLNIAGLPFLNEEGKVYYPKNLSEIAPKELVKARKLAREVTPAELEVDGEEWENIVAANTGVRVLEGGKKISSKEETHYDKSLISFCSQQYQKASKIVRQALSKLNIPTADTHLGWRLSQLAEQGILDIQGPTNKTLTDFSVKLAGGEEIPAEEETTTDSEETA